A genome region from Manis javanica isolate MJ-LG chromosome 3, MJ_LKY, whole genome shotgun sequence includes the following:
- the LOC140848496 gene encoding ankyrin repeat domain-containing protein 26-like, with amino-acid sequence MQKPNLKKLMDAFLQPKKEEKETKCHIVRPGERANSQGFSHEKSVVKPSLKSSAGLGLTKKGPVQTVVGKEESCSNTIERVQKEKINNDNLTSREAHKSNRGDEMSALGLEEEEDAESPWDSESLPESLPQKNAGHFSGSPGQRGENLLNEQVGDSLGQYSHLEPVIKLKDSLNNKTGAKKTQTSISGKFCSAGLTLESSILNI; translated from the exons ATGCAGAAACCAAACTTAAAAAAGCTAATGGATGCTTTTCTGCAAcccaagaaggaggaaaaagaaa CAAAATGTCACATTGTGAGGCCAGGTGAAAGAGCCAACAGCCAGGGCTTTTCTCATGAGAAATCTGTTGTGAAACCTTCTCTCAAGTCTTCAGCAGGCCTTGGTCTTACAAAG AAAGGACCAGTGCAGACAGtggttggaaaagaagaaagctgTAGTAATACCATTGAAagagttcaaaaagaaaaaataaataatgacaatttgACTTCTCGTGAAGCACACAAAAGTAATAGAGGCG ATGAGATGTCAGCATTGGGATTAGAAGAAGAGGAAGACGCAGAATCACCATGGGATTCCGAG AGTCTCCCAGAGAGTCTTCCACAGAAGAATGCTGGTCATTTTTCTGGTTCTCCAGGTCAAAGAGGAGAAAACCTattaaatgaacaagtaggaG ATTCTCTTGGACAATATTCTCACCTGGAG CCTGTCATCAAATTGAAAGACTCTCTCAATAATAAAACAGGagcaaagaagacacaaacatcCATATCAGGTAAATTTTGCAGTGCAGGTTtaactctggaaagcagtatactaaatatataa